From Chloroflexota bacterium, one genomic window encodes:
- a CDS encoding mandelate racemase/muconate lactonizing enzyme family protein, with product MKITDLRCIHIPSLRALLLRIDTDEGIYGLSQVEMSKHAYMAPHILYYKPFIVGLDPRDVEDVMRRIRRLGGFKPWGAAVSSIEIALWDIAGKAAGVPIHRLLGGKIRDAVRPYMGGPPPLHVLQPYWQGGDRPEDYHAMAKARKEFACGMTIMKVATGFHDSRWRAVADHHYGISYVPRKSTQFLEFAPEALGQNAGMVTKRGLDHAVACMTAVREALGDEMEMAIDCGPGWKVPGAIAFARRVEPLRPLWLEDLVTGDYTPYVNPELYREVKAKSSVMIHTGEQIYLRHNFKGLIETQAVDVIGPDPMDIGGLAELKWVAEYADLHGILIAPHGIGDGPFGLAALIQVCATLPDNFIAFELPV from the coding sequence ATGAAGATCACGGATCTGCGGTGCATCCACATCCCTTCGCTGCGGGCGCTGCTGCTGCGCATCGATACGGATGAGGGGATCTACGGCTTAAGCCAGGTGGAGATGAGCAAGCACGCCTATATGGCCCCCCACATCCTCTACTACAAGCCGTTCATCGTTGGCCTGGATCCCAGGGACGTCGAAGACGTCATGCGCCGGATTCGACGCCTTGGCGGCTTCAAGCCCTGGGGAGCGGCGGTCAGCTCCATCGAGATCGCCCTCTGGGACATCGCGGGCAAGGCCGCAGGCGTGCCGATCCACCGGCTGCTCGGCGGCAAGATCCGCGATGCGGTCCGGCCGTACATGGGAGGCCCTCCGCCACTTCACGTGCTCCAGCCCTACTGGCAGGGCGGAGACAGGCCGGAGGACTACCATGCCATGGCGAAGGCCCGCAAGGAGTTCGCATGCGGCATGACCATCATGAAGGTCGCAACGGGGTTCCACGATAGCCGATGGCGCGCCGTGGCCGATCACCATTACGGCATCTCTTATGTGCCGCGCAAGAGCACCCAGTTCCTGGAGTTCGCCCCGGAGGCCCTGGGACAGAACGCCGGCATGGTCACCAAACGCGGGCTCGACCACGCCGTGGCATGCATGACCGCGGTGAGGGAGGCGCTGGGGGATGAGATGGAGATGGCAATCGACTGCGGACCCGGCTGGAAGGTGCCCGGTGCCATCGCGTTCGCCAGGCGAGTCGAGCCCTTGCGACCGCTGTGGCTCGAGGACCTGGTGACGGGCGATTATACCCCTTACGTGAACCCCGAGTTGTATCGGGAGGTCAAGGCCAAGAGCTCGGTGATGATCCACACGGGGGAGCAGATCTACCTGCGGCACAACTTCAAGGGACTCATCGAGACCCAGGCCGTCGACGTGATCGGCCCTGACCCCATGGACATCGGCGGCCTGGCCGAGTTGAAATGGGTCGCCGAGTACGCCGACCTGCACGGCATTCTGATCGCTCCCCATGGCATCGGCGACGGGCCCTTCGGCCTCGCGGCGCTGATCCAGGTATGCGCCACCCTCCCGGACAACTTCATCGCCTTCGAACTGCCCGTCG
- a CDS encoding alpha-L-fucosidase — translation MTELYREPQGDWKWWVEARFGMFIHWGLYALPARHEWVKNRERITDEEYQKYFDHFYPDLYDPKAWARAAKEAGMKYFVITTKHHEGFCLWDSKYTDYKVTNTPYGKDVLKPMVEAFREEGLRVGFYYSLIDWHHPEFPVDRHHPMRDNPEFREQNKHRDIRKYAEYLHNQVRELLTEFGRIDLIFYDFSYPGEDGKGRDDWQSEKLLKMTRELQPHILINDRLDLLDVPGGWDYRTPEQVVVREWPKIDGKPVLWETCQTFSGSWGYHRDEATWKSVGQLVRMLVDTVSKGGNLLLNVGPTARGTFDDRAMERLEGIGRWMKYHSRSIYGCTQAPEEFQAPQDCRLTYNPETNRLYVHVFAWPFRFLPIDGLAGRIEYAQLLNDASEILYFEETPERLERWGGQGRDTVILELPVQKPNVTVPVIELFLK, via the coding sequence ATGACCGAGCTCTACCGAGAACCGCAAGGCGACTGGAAGTGGTGGGTTGAGGCTCGCTTCGGCATGTTCATCCACTGGGGGCTCTACGCGCTGCCCGCCCGGCACGAGTGGGTGAAGAACCGCGAGCGGATCACGGATGAGGAGTACCAGAAGTACTTCGATCACTTCTATCCCGATCTCTACGATCCCAAAGCGTGGGCCCGCGCGGCCAAAGAGGCCGGGATGAAGTATTTCGTCATCACCACCAAGCACCACGAGGGGTTCTGCCTCTGGGACTCCAAGTACACCGACTATAAAGTCACCAACACCCCTTACGGCAAGGACGTCCTGAAGCCGATGGTGGAAGCCTTCCGAGAGGAAGGGCTGAGGGTCGGCTTCTACTACTCCCTGATCGACTGGCATCACCCGGAATTCCCCGTCGACCGACACCATCCCATGCGGGACAACCCCGAATTCCGGGAGCAGAACAAACATCGGGATATCCGCAAGTACGCCGAATATCTGCACAATCAGGTCCGGGAGCTCCTCACGGAGTTCGGCCGTATCGACCTCATCTTCTACGACTTCTCCTATCCGGGCGAGGACGGGAAGGGCCGCGATGACTGGCAGTCGGAGAAGCTGCTGAAGATGACCCGGGAGCTTCAGCCCCACATCCTGATCAACGATCGGCTGGATCTCCTGGACGTGCCGGGCGGCTGGGACTATCGCACTCCTGAGCAGGTGGTGGTGCGCGAGTGGCCCAAGATCGACGGCAAGCCGGTGCTATGGGAGACCTGCCAGACCTTCTCGGGCTCCTGGGGCTATCATCGCGACGAGGCGACATGGAAGAGCGTGGGACAGCTGGTGCGGATGCTCGTCGACACGGTGAGCAAGGGGGGCAACCTGTTGCTCAACGTCGGCCCCACCGCTCGCGGCACCTTCGACGACCGGGCCATGGAGCGGCTGGAGGGCATCGGCCGATGGATGAAATACCACAGCCGGTCGATCTACGGTTGCACCCAGGCGCCGGAGGAGTTCCAGGCGCCCCAGGACTGCCGGCTGACGTACAACCCCGAGACGAACCGCCTGTACGTGCACGTCTTCGCCTGGCCCTTCCGGTTCCTCCCCATCGACGGCCTGGCCGGGCGCATCGAGTACGCGCAGCTGTTGAACGACGCCTCGGAGATCCTGTACTTCGAGGAGACGCCCGAGCGCCTGGAGCGTTGGGGAGGCCAGGGAAGGGACACGGTCATCCTGGAGCTCCCCGTGCAGAAACCCAACGTCACGGTGCCGGTGATCGAGCTGTTCCTGAAGTGA
- a CDS encoding carbohydrate ABC transporter permease: MSDALSRYETLEHGTGVAHPIASRPWYRHKRVRRVLYVILVYALIIPGGILLTLPFLWMLSTALKEPKQIFVYPPKWIPDPIRWQNFIEGWTKFAPFNLFLRNSLIITLGNILGNLFSCALPAYGFARLRARGKEVLFLIVLGTMMVPMWVTLIPQYVLFSKLGWTNTFLPLMVPAWFGWPFFIFLLRQFFMTIPRDLDDAARIDGCSTWGILWRIILPLSKPALATVAVFAFIGNWNNFMGPLVYLQDQDKYTLALALNQFRGQQGSFYYHYMMAVAVLTLLPIIIIFFLAQRYFVRGIVMTGIKG, encoded by the coding sequence ATGAGCGATGCGCTCAGCAGGTATGAAACGCTAGAGCATGGGACAGGTGTGGCCCATCCGATCGCCAGTCGCCCCTGGTATCGTCACAAGCGCGTCCGCCGCGTCCTGTACGTCATACTGGTATACGCGCTCATCATCCCGGGCGGGATCCTGCTCACCCTACCGTTCCTTTGGATGCTCTCCACCGCCCTGAAGGAACCCAAGCAGATCTTTGTCTACCCGCCGAAGTGGATACCCGACCCCATTCGATGGCAGAATTTCATCGAGGGGTGGACCAAGTTCGCCCCCTTTAACCTGTTCCTGCGCAACTCGTTGATTATCACCCTGGGCAACATCCTGGGGAACCTGTTCTCCTGTGCGCTGCCCGCCTACGGATTCGCTCGACTGCGGGCACGGGGGAAAGAGGTGCTCTTCCTCATCGTCCTGGGCACGATGATGGTGCCCATGTGGGTGACGTTGATCCCCCAATATGTCCTCTTCAGCAAACTCGGCTGGACGAACACTTTCCTGCCCTTGATGGTACCCGCATGGTTCGGATGGCCTTTTTTCATCTTCCTGCTACGCCAGTTCTTCATGACGATCCCGAGGGACCTCGATGATGCCGCTCGCATCGATGGCTGCTCCACGTGGGGTATCCTCTGGCGCATCATCCTCCCGCTCTCCAAGCCCGCCCTGGCTACCGTGGCCGTCTTCGCCTTCATCGGGAATTGGAACAACTTCATGGGACCGCTGGTGTATCTACAGGATCAGGACAAGTACACCCTGGCCCTGGCACTGAATCAGTTTCGGGGACAGCAGGGCTCCTTTTACTACCACTACATGATGGCTGTGGCGGTGCTCACGCTCCTACCCATCATCATCATCTTCTTCCTGGCCCAGCGATACTTCGTCAGGGGTATCGTGATGACCGGGATCAAGGGATAA
- a CDS encoding sugar ABC transporter permease, producing MRQREEIEFYIAISPWLIGLLLFTGGPLVASLVMSFTNWTGLTTRAWIGLGNYQKLFFEDRLFWIVLKNTFYYGFASVFLGTVGALMAAILMNQKVPGIEIFRTLYYMPSVTSGVAIAILWIWLFNPQVGLINYLLSLVGIQGPGWLGSQKWAMPALILMSLWGIGGNMIILLAGLQGIPEYLYEAVRIDGGNKWHEFLHVTLPMLSPVLFYVIVISIIQSFQIFTNVYVMTRGGPGTATLVYVMYLYQNAFEYLKMGYASAMAWILFVIILGLTWLQFKSSKYWVYYEFEGR from the coding sequence TTGAGGCAACGGGAGGAGATCGAATTCTACATCGCCATCTCGCCGTGGCTGATCGGATTGTTGCTGTTCACAGGCGGGCCTTTGGTGGCCTCCTTGGTTATGAGCTTCACCAATTGGACGGGACTGACGACGCGAGCATGGATCGGCCTGGGGAACTATCAGAAGCTCTTCTTCGAGGACCGGCTCTTCTGGATCGTTCTTAAGAACACCTTCTACTACGGCTTCGCCAGCGTATTCCTGGGCACGGTTGGAGCTTTGATGGCGGCCATTCTGATGAACCAGAAGGTGCCCGGGATCGAGATCTTCCGCACCCTCTACTATATGCCCTCGGTCACCAGCGGGGTTGCCATCGCCATCCTGTGGATCTGGCTCTTCAACCCCCAGGTCGGGCTGATCAACTATCTGCTTTCCCTGGTGGGCATCCAGGGGCCGGGGTGGCTAGGCAGCCAGAAGTGGGCCATGCCGGCGTTGATCCTGATGAGCCTGTGGGGGATCGGCGGCAACATGATCATCCTCCTGGCGGGGTTACAAGGGATACCAGAGTATCTCTACGAGGCCGTGCGCATCGACGGCGGCAATAAGTGGCACGAGTTTCTCCATGTCACGCTCCCCATGCTCTCGCCCGTGCTGTTCTACGTGATCGTCATCTCGATCATCCAGTCGTTTCAGATCTTCACCAATGTCTATGTGATGACGCGAGGCGGCCCGGGGACCGCGACCCTGGTATACGTGATGTACCTGTACCAGAACGCGTTCGAGTACTTAAAGATGGGATACGCTTCGGCTATGGCCTGGATCCTCTTCGTTATCATCCTGGGACTCACCTGGCTGCAGTTCAAGAGCAGCAAGTACTGGGTGTACTATGAGTTCGAGGGGAGGTAA
- a CDS encoding sugar ABC transporter substrate-binding protein: MTAKRMTRREFLGFAAGLVGGAALAACAPPAGAPAPTGKEEKPTEAPEVTVLTTAHAWDIVFLEHQKKFDNMFMERHPDIQIKVTNNTWSEHNTIVPTWAAAGTLPDIIYVHGRYAFPWNFEGILVSVQNYVDSDEEFNVEGIWEEALRLYRFKGEQYEIPYDHGPIILGYNKDLFDEAGLPYPDETWTMDDLLENAKKLTKEGQWGWGGYYGTIVGLGNEQSEAILGPWEGRSFNDDDTKILLDMPESIEALQWWTDLIHVHKVAPTPAESQAVPAGIWVAGVAAMFALASWGTPQLHELASFEWDVAPWPKGPKVRRTGSFGSGYGITRDCEHPDVAWTYMREYLSVEGMEFMWGESGRGSPARKAAYQSWIESDPAPDHAEYYLDALENYAVTGHPYQTLAGGEIMDIFNRYTGLIQSGDMSVEEAVQRIIEEGTPVLDEAYKKLIESG, encoded by the coding sequence ATGACTGCGAAACGTATGACGCGACGGGAATTCCTGGGATTTGCAGCAGGGCTTGTCGGCGGAGCGGCATTGGCCGCATGTGCGCCACCCGCGGGCGCTCCAGCTCCCACGGGGAAGGAGGAAAAGCCCACCGAAGCACCGGAGGTAACGGTCTTAACCACGGCCCACGCCTGGGACATCGTGTTCCTCGAACACCAGAAGAAGTTCGACAACATGTTCATGGAGCGACATCCGGATATCCAGATCAAGGTGACCAACAACACCTGGAGCGAGCACAACACGATCGTTCCCACCTGGGCCGCCGCGGGCACGCTGCCGGACATCATCTACGTGCACGGACGCTACGCTTTCCCCTGGAACTTCGAAGGCATCCTCGTCAGCGTGCAGAACTACGTGGACTCGGATGAGGAATTCAACGTCGAGGGGATCTGGGAGGAGGCCCTGAGGCTGTACAGATTTAAAGGCGAACAGTACGAGATCCCCTATGACCACGGCCCCATCATCCTGGGCTATAACAAGGACCTCTTCGATGAGGCGGGCCTGCCCTACCCCGACGAGACATGGACGATGGATGACCTCCTGGAGAACGCCAAGAAGCTCACGAAGGAGGGCCAGTGGGGATGGGGCGGCTATTACGGCACCATCGTAGGGCTCGGCAACGAGCAGAGCGAAGCCATCCTGGGGCCCTGGGAGGGACGCTCGTTTAACGACGACGACACCAAGATCCTGCTCGATATGCCGGAGTCCATCGAGGCTCTGCAATGGTGGACGGACCTGATCCACGTGCACAAAGTGGCCCCCACCCCGGCCGAATCCCAGGCTGTCCCAGCCGGGATCTGGGTCGCCGGAGTGGCCGCCATGTTCGCGCTCGCTTCCTGGGGCACGCCCCAGCTGCATGAGCTCGCCTCATTCGAGTGGGATGTGGCCCCCTGGCCCAAGGGCCCGAAGGTCCGAAGGACGGGATCGTTCGGCAGCGGCTACGGGATCACACGCGATTGCGAGCATCCGGACGTCGCCTGGACCTACATGCGCGAGTACCTCTCGGTAGAGGGGATGGAGTTCATGTGGGGAGAGTCCGGACGAGGCAGCCCAGCCCGCAAGGCGGCCTACCAAAGCTGGATCGAGTCCGATCCCGCTCCGGACCACGCCGAATACTACCTGGATGCCCTGGAGAACTACGCAGTGACCGGCCACCCCTATCAGACGCTCGCCGGCGGCGAGATCATGGACATCTTCAACCGCTACACAGGGCTCATACAGTCCGGCGACATGTCCGTGGAGGAGGCCGTGCAGCGAATCATCGAAGAGGGAACGCCCGTCCTGGACGAAGCGTACAAGAAGCTCATCGAGTCAGGATGA
- a CDS encoding ABC transporter ATP-binding protein: protein MGTLLEVKNLRTQFFTQDGIVHAVNGISYTLDEGETLAIVGESGCGKSVGVMSLIRLIPQPPGKIVDGEVWFDGQDLLKIDEEELRQVRGNRIAMIFQDPMTSLNPVLTIGQQVGEALQLHLGMNKQQARQRSIELLEMVGIPDAADRIDDYPHQFSGGMRQRVMIAMGLSCNPQILIADEPTTALDVTIQAQIIDLVKRLKREVGMAIIWITHDLGVVAGLAERVIVMYAGYIVEEAAVNDLYADPRHPYTLGLLRSIPRLDKGRQAKLQPIEGLPPDLLDPPKGCPFAPRCSYRIDRCNEENPALETVARGHRVACWVDVKGARN from the coding sequence ATGGGCACGTTGCTTGAGGTGAAGAACCTGCGCACCCAGTTCTTCACCCAGGATGGCATTGTTCACGCCGTGAACGGCATCTCGTACACGCTGGACGAGGGGGAGACCCTGGCCATCGTGGGTGAGAGCGGATGTGGGAAGAGCGTCGGTGTCATGTCCCTGATCCGGCTGATCCCACAGCCTCCCGGCAAGATCGTCGATGGCGAGGTGTGGTTTGACGGGCAGGACTTGCTCAAGATCGACGAGGAGGAGCTTCGGCAGGTGCGGGGGAACCGGATCGCCATGATCTTCCAGGATCCGATGACCTCGCTGAACCCCGTGCTAACCATCGGACAGCAGGTCGGCGAGGCGTTGCAGCTTCATCTGGGAATGAACAAGCAACAGGCCCGTCAACGGTCCATTGAGTTGTTGGAGATGGTCGGCATCCCGGATGCGGCCGATCGCATCGATGATTATCCTCACCAGTTCTCCGGCGGCATGCGTCAGCGTGTGATGATCGCCATGGGGCTCTCCTGCAACCCGCAGATCCTCATCGCGGACGAGCCCACCACGGCCCTGGACGTCACGATCCAGGCGCAGATCATCGATCTGGTCAAGCGCTTGAAACGCGAGGTCGGCATGGCGATCATCTGGATCACCCACGACCTGGGGGTGGTCGCCGGCCTGGCCGAGCGCGTGATCGTCATGTACGCGGGGTATATCGTGGAAGAGGCCGCGGTGAACGACTTGTACGCTGATCCGCGGCATCCTTATACGTTGGGGCTGTTGCGCTCGATCCCCCGCCTGGATAAGGGGCGGCAGGCGAAATTGCAGCCCATCGAGGGGTTACCCCCTGACCTTCTGGACCCACCGAAGGGATGCCCATTCGCACCGCGTTGCTCATACCGCATCGATCGGTGTAATGAAGAGAACCCAGCGCTGGAGACGGTGGCGCGTGGTCACCGCGTGGCATGTTGGGTGGACGTAAAGGGGGCGCGGAACTGA
- a CDS encoding dipeptide ABC transporter ATP-binding protein, with protein sequence MAETSQIGRNGDILLRVEGLKMHFPITQGIILQRQVGSIKAVDGIDFYIRRGETLGLVGESGCGKSTTGRAILQLYRPTAGHVYFDGEDLTLMKGERLRQQRRKMQMIFQDPYASLNPRMTVGNIIGEPLEVHNIARGKEKRDRVMELLQVVGLNPYFINRYPHEFSGGQRQRIGIARALAVNPDFIVCDEPISALDVSIQAQIINLLEDLQAQFGLTYLFIAHDLSVVRHISNRVAVMYLGKIVEMTDRDTLYKNPLHPYTQALLSAVPIPDPQIEAKRQRIILEGDVPSPANPPKGCNFCTRCPKVMDICWEEEPPFRDLGDEHFVACFLYE encoded by the coding sequence ATGGCAGAAACGAGTCAAATCGGTCGGAACGGGGATATCTTGTTGCGGGTCGAAGGCCTGAAGATGCACTTCCCCATCACCCAGGGGATCATCTTGCAGCGCCAGGTGGGGAGCATCAAGGCCGTTGATGGCATCGATTTCTATATCCGGCGCGGCGAGACATTGGGGCTGGTGGGCGAGTCCGGCTGTGGGAAGTCGACCACCGGCCGGGCGATCCTGCAGCTATATCGCCCTACCGCGGGGCACGTCTATTTCGATGGAGAGGACCTCACCTTGATGAAGGGGGAGCGGCTGCGTCAGCAGCGTCGGAAGATGCAGATGATCTTCCAGGACCCCTATGCCTCGCTCAACCCCCGCATGACGGTAGGGAACATTATCGGCGAGCCGCTCGAGGTGCATAACATCGCCCGGGGCAAGGAGAAGCGGGACCGGGTGATGGAGCTGCTGCAGGTGGTTGGCCTCAATCCTTATTTCATCAACCGTTATCCCCACGAGTTCTCCGGCGGCCAGCGTCAGCGCATCGGGATCGCCCGGGCGCTGGCGGTGAATCCGGACTTCATCGTGTGCGATGAGCCCATCTCGGCTCTGGACGTCTCCATTCAGGCCCAGATCATCAACCTGCTGGAGGACCTGCAGGCGCAGTTCGGCCTCACCTATCTCTTCATCGCGCACGACCTGTCCGTGGTGCGGCATATCTCCAACCGGGTGGCCGTGATGTATCTGGGCAAGATCGTCGAGATGACCGACCGGGATACGCTGTACAAGAATCCGTTGCATCCCTATACGCAGGCGTTGCTGTCCGCTGTGCCCATCCCGGATCCCCAGATCGAGGCCAAGCGTCAACGCATCATCCTGGAGGGGGACGTGCCGAGCCCGGCGAATCCGCCCAAGGGCTGCAACTTCTGCACTCGATGCCCGAAGGTGATGGACATCTGCTGGGAAGAGGAGCCTCCTTTCCGGGATCTCGGCGATGAGCACTTCGTGGCCTGTTTCCTGTACGAGTGA
- a CDS encoding ABC transporter substrate-binding protein, producing MLRKKWFVIMAVLVISSMVLTACPSGTPEKEVVEVVKTVEVTKVVEKEVIKEVVVTPTPAPVTFESPDPNTMVVATIGDPETLDPALNYETAGANIIQNVYETLVYYNKDDATSFVPQLATDWTISDDGLTYTFTIRKGVKFHNGADLTPEDVAYSFQRGLLQGGPDSPQWLLTEPFLGVGIYDIADLIDPELEGDPEGLQATDPDKLMEVCQQVKDAIVADEENWTVTFHLAQPWGPFLATIAQGWGSIMDKDWVIENGGWDGDCATWAKYYGVTSENDPFTSIMNGTGPYKLERWTPGEEIVLVRNENYWRTPEVGPAWEGGPVGPAAIERIVIKSVSEWGTRFAMLQAGDADTAYVPRQNVSQVDPLVGEICEYQEDGSFNCQPSDNPDAPLRLYKGMPGVSRTDAFFVFNINVEGGNPFIGSGQLDGNGIPPDFFSDIHVRRAFNYCFDWEAFIEEALNGEAVQNVGVLIPGMLGYDPNGPKYTYDPEKCAEEFKQAWDGQVWEKGFRLQIAYNTGNVTRQTVAAILQATLADVNDKFQVEIVGLPWPTFLRQIRGGRLPIFVSGWLEDIHDPHNWAQPFTVGTYARRQNMPEELLDKFTELVNAGVSETDPAKRAEIYKKLSELDYEYAPAIRLAVATGRRYEQRWVQGWYYNPIYPGTYYYALSEK from the coding sequence ATGTTGCGCAAGAAGTGGTTTGTCATAATGGCCGTTCTCGTGATCTCGAGCATGGTCCTCACGGCCTGTCCCTCCGGCACTCCTGAGAAGGAGGTCGTGGAGGTCGTCAAGACCGTTGAGGTGACCAAGGTGGTCGAGAAAGAGGTCATCAAGGAGGTCGTGGTTACGCCGACGCCCGCTCCGGTGACCTTCGAGTCCCCCGACCCGAACACCATGGTCGTGGCTACCATCGGCGATCCGGAGACCCTGGACCCCGCTTTGAACTACGAGACCGCGGGCGCCAACATCATCCAGAACGTCTACGAGACCCTGGTTTACTACAACAAGGATGATGCGACCTCCTTCGTGCCCCAGCTGGCGACCGACTGGACGATCTCGGATGATGGCTTGACCTACACCTTCACCATCCGCAAGGGGGTCAAGTTCCACAATGGCGCCGATCTGACGCCCGAGGATGTGGCCTACTCCTTCCAGCGTGGGTTGCTGCAGGGCGGTCCGGATTCGCCGCAGTGGCTGCTCACGGAGCCGTTCCTGGGTGTGGGCATTTACGACATCGCCGACCTGATCGACCCCGAGCTGGAGGGTGATCCCGAGGGCTTGCAGGCGACAGACCCCGACAAGCTGATGGAGGTCTGCCAGCAGGTGAAGGACGCCATCGTCGCGGACGAGGAGAACTGGACGGTCACCTTCCATCTGGCACAGCCGTGGGGGCCCTTCCTGGCCACCATCGCCCAGGGCTGGGGCAGCATCATGGACAAGGACTGGGTGATCGAGAACGGTGGCTGGGATGGTGACTGCGCGACCTGGGCGAAGTACTACGGTGTGACCTCGGAGAACGATCCCTTCACCAGCATCATGAACGGCACGGGGCCCTACAAGCTGGAGCGCTGGACGCCGGGTGAGGAGATCGTCCTGGTTCGCAACGAGAACTACTGGCGAACCCCCGAGGTGGGCCCGGCCTGGGAGGGTGGCCCCGTCGGACCGGCCGCGATCGAGCGGATCGTGATCAAGTCCGTCAGCGAGTGGGGTACCCGCTTCGCCATGCTCCAGGCGGGCGATGCCGACACCGCGTACGTGCCGCGGCAGAACGTCTCCCAGGTGGATCCCCTGGTGGGTGAGATCTGCGAATATCAGGAAGACGGCTCCTTCAACTGCCAGCCTTCCGATAACCCGGATGCGCCGCTGCGGCTGTACAAGGGCATGCCTGGGGTGAGCCGCACGGATGCCTTCTTCGTCTTCAACATCAACGTCGAGGGCGGCAATCCCTTCATCGGCAGCGGCCAGCTGGACGGCAACGGCATTCCGCCCGACTTCTTCAGCGATATCCATGTCCGACGCGCCTTCAACTACTGCTTCGACTGGGAGGCCTTCATCGAAGAGGCTCTGAACGGCGAGGCGGTGCAGAACGTGGGCGTGTTGATCCCCGGCATGCTGGGGTACGACCCCAACGGGCCCAAGTACACCTACGATCCTGAGAAGTGCGCTGAGGAGTTCAAGCAGGCCTGGGACGGCCAGGTGTGGGAGAAGGGCTTCCGTCTGCAGATCGCCTACAACACCGGCAACGTCACGCGGCAGACCGTGGCCGCGATCCTGCAGGCCACCCTGGCGGACGTGAACGACAAGTTCCAGGTGGAGATCGTCGGGCTGCCGTGGCCGACCTTCCTGCGGCAGATCCGTGGCGGGCGGCTGCCCATCTTCGTCAGCGGCTGGCTGGAGGACATCCACGATCCGCACAACTGGGCGCAGCCCTTCACCGTCGGCACGTATGCTCGCCGCCAGAACATGCCTGAGGAGCTGCTGGACAAGTTCACGGAGCTGGTGAACGCGGGCGTCTCGGAGACCGATCCGGCGAAGCGAGCGGAGATCTACAAGAAGCTCTCTGAGCTGGACTACGAGTACGCCCCGGCGATCCGCCTGGCCGTGGCCACTGGCCGCCGCTACGAGCAGCGCTGGGTGCAGGGATGGTACTACAACCCCATCTATCCCGGTACCTACTACTACGCGCTCTCTGAGAAGTAA
- a CDS encoding ABC transporter permease, with the protein MTKYVIRRLLMVPVILMGVTMLIFGVLQFLSPAERSALYVRDIPKNERALEGIIRRYGLDKPIYVQYWRWLVGQRDPVTGEIVGGILRGDLGYSRTSSQPVADLIKHRFPATLELALWSIIPIIGGGVWLGVIAAVNHNKWIDQVARVFSIVGYSFPTFVFGLLVLMIFYAHLQWFPPGRISDWANQVINSPEFKNYTQLITIDALLNLRFDVFLDAMRHLLLPVITLAYLSWALLLRVTRSSMLESLRQDYITTARSKGLREREVIRRHALPNALIPVATIGGLTVVGLLNGVVITETVFNYPGIGSAAARAALQLDVVTILAFTLFNGFILVLANLVVDILYAYIDPRVRLE; encoded by the coding sequence ATGACGAAATATGTGATTCGAAGGCTCTTGATGGTGCCCGTGATCCTCATGGGCGTGACGATGCTGATCTTTGGTGTGTTGCAGTTTCTGAGCCCGGCTGAACGTTCCGCCTTGTATGTGCGCGATATTCCCAAGAACGAGCGCGCTTTGGAGGGGATTATCCGCCGCTATGGGCTGGATAAGCCCATCTACGTTCAGTACTGGCGTTGGTTGGTGGGGCAGCGCGATCCGGTGACGGGCGAGATTGTGGGAGGGATTTTGCGGGGCGACTTGGGCTACTCGCGTACCTCCTCCCAGCCCGTGGCGGATCTGATCAAACACCGGTTCCCCGCGACATTGGAGCTGGCGTTATGGAGCATTATCCCGATCATCGGCGGGGGGGTGTGGCTGGGCGTGATCGCTGCCGTCAACCATAACAAATGGATCGATCAGGTGGCCCGCGTGTTCAGCATCGTGGGGTATTCCTTCCCCACCTTCGTGTTCGGGCTGTTGGTCCTCATGATCTTCTACGCCCATCTGCAGTGGTTCCCTCCCGGGCGTATCTCCGACTGGGCCAATCAGGTGATCAACTCGCCCGAGTTTAAGAATTACACGCAATTGATCACGATCGACGCGCTGTTGAATTTGCGTTTCGATGTTTTCCTGGATGCCATGCGGCATCTCCTCCTTCCCGTGATCACGTTGGCCTATCTCTCCTGGGCTTTGCTGCTGCGCGTGACCCGCTCCTCCATGCTGGAGTCGCTGCGCCAGGATTACATCACGACGGCCCGGTCCAAGGGACTGCGCGAGCGGGAGGTGATCCGGCGACACGCGCTGCCTAACGCCCTGATCCCCGTGGCGACCATCGGGGGGTTGACCGTGGTGGGACTGCTGAACGGCGTCGTGATCACGGAGACGGTGTTCAATTATCCGGGGATCGGCTCGGCGGCCGCCCGGGCCGCGCTGCAGCTCGATGTGGTGACGATCCTGGCGTTTACGCTATTTAACGGCTTCATCCTGGTCCTCGCCAATCTGGTGGTGGACATCTTGTACGCTTACATTGACCCGCGAGTGCGGTTGGAATAA